The DNA sequence CCGGGCCGAAACCGGTGCCCGGGCGGCTGGGGCCCGAGGTGGGGATGCCGCCGCTGTGGCTGTTCAGCACGGTCTCGATGCTGTAGGCGGAGGTGCCCGCGAGGCCGACCAGCAGCCCTGCCGCCGCCAGCACGGCGGTCCACCGGCCGAGACGGTGCCCACCTGCTGCCAGCACCGCGGCGACCACCACCGCGCCGACGACGATGGCCCATCGCAGCCACGGCAGCCAGTCCGGCGTGCGCTCCAACAGGACGAAGTTCCAGATCCCGGTGACGGCGAGCATCGCGGCCAACGTCCACCGCGGCATGCTGAACTGCTTGCCGCGCCATAACTCTCGGACACTCAGACCGATCACCGCAGCCACCGCGGGAGCCAGTGCAACCGTGTAGTAGGGATGCATGATCCCCTTCATGAAGCTGAACACCACCACGGTGACCACCAGCCAGCCGCCCCAGAGCAGCAGCGCCGCGCGGGTGCGATCGGTCCGCGGTGCACGGCGGGTGAACCAGAGGCCGGCGGCCAGACCGATGAGCGCGGCGGGGAGCAGCCAGGAGATTTCGGTGCCCATCGAGTCACCGAACATCCGGGTGATCCCGGTGGAGCCGCCGAACATCGCCGAGCCTGCCATCGGGCCGGCGCCCTCGGTCGGGCCACCCGAGCCACCCGGATTACCGTCGCCACCGAAGACGCGACCAAGACCGTTGTAGCCCAGCGCCAATTGCAGCAGACTGTTGTCGGTGGACCCACCGATATAGGGCCGGGAGTCCGCCGGCCACAGGCTCACCAGAGCCAGATACCAGCCGGCCGACACGATCATCGACACCAGGCCGACCAGCAGAACCCGCAGTCGATGCCACCCGGTACCGGGCAAGGCGACGAGCACCACCAGGGCCAGCGCCGGTGTGACCAGCAGGGCCTGCAGCAGCTTGGCCAGGAACGCCACACCGACCGCGACACCTGCCAGCGCAACCCACCGGGACGCGGCACCGTCGAGGGCGCGGATCAGGCAGTAGCCGGCGGCCACCAGCAGCAGCACCAACAGTGCGTCGGGGTTGTTGTACCGGAACATCAGTGCCGCAACGGGAGTCAGCGCCAGCACAGCGCCGGCGAGCAGTCCGGCCCGGTAGCCGCTGACCCGGCGCACCGCGCCGTAGACCAGTGCGACCGAGGCCACTCCCATGAGCGCCTGCGGCGCGAGCATCGACCAGGTGCTGAATCCGAAGATCCGCCCCGACAGCGCCATCACCCACAGCGCGGCGGGCGGCTTGTCGACGGTGATGGCGTTGCCCGAGTCGATCGAACCGAACAGCAGCGCCTTCCAGCTCTGCGTCCCCGCCTGGACAGCAGCCGCGTAGTACTCGTTGGCCCAGCCTGCCGCGCCCAACCCCCACAAGTACAGCACGGCGGTGGCAGCCAGCAACGCGCACAACGCCGGCCGGACCCAGCGCCGCCGGGCCGTCGAGTTCACCTCGGCGTACTCCGGCACCACCACATCCTCGAGAACCGTCATCGCGCACCCCCGTTGGCAACCCGGGTGCGACGCGGATGAAACACCCAGCCGCGCAACAACACAAACCGCACCACGGTAGCACCCAGGTTTGCCGCGACCAGGACCAGAATCTCCAGCGCCCGCGGCGGCTCGCCACCCAGCTGCAGCAGCGCCAGTGCACCACTGGTCATCGCCAAGCCGATGCCGAACACGACCAGTCCCTCGAACTGGTGGCGGCCCACACCGGCCCGGCCGCGCACACCGAACGTGAAGCGCCGGTTGGCGGCGGTGTTGGCCACCGCGGTCACCAACAGCGCGACCAGGTTCGCGCCCTGCGCACCCATCGGCCGTAGCAGCAGGAACAGGGCGAGGTAGGCAAGAGTGGACAGGACCCCGATCGCCGCGAAGCGCACGCCCTGGTTGAGCAGCGAGCGCGGTGCGCCGGCGCGGTTGCCGAACTGCGCTCCGATGGCCTGGACAGGGATCTCTCCGGTACCGAATCCCTTGAGCAACCGGGCCACTCCCTTCAGGTCGGCGATCGCGGTGGCGACGATGTCGACCCTGCTGTCCGGATCGTCGATCCAGTCGACGGGTACCTCGTGGATGCGCAGCCCGCTGCGCTCGGCCAGTACCAGCAGTTCGGTGTCGAAGAACCAGCCGGTGTCCTCGATGTGCGGCAGCAGCTCGGCGGCGACATCGGATCGGATGGCCTTGAAACCACATTGCGCATCAGAGAACTTCGCAGACAGCGTGGACCGGAGGATGAGGTTGTAGCAGCGCGAGATGATCTCCCGCTTGGCCCCGCGCACCACCCGTGAGCCCCGGCTGAGCCGGGTGCCGATCGCCAAGTCGGAATGTCCCGACACCAGTGGGGCCACCAGCGGCGCGACCGCCGCGAGGTCGGTGGACAGGTCGACGTCCATATATGCCAGCACCGGGGCGTCCGACGACGACCACACCGCGTGCAGGGCACGGCCGCGGCCCTTCTGCTCGAGGTGCACAGCGCGCACCTCCGGCAGTTCCTCGGCCAGTTCGGTGGCGATGCGCCAGGTGCCGTCCACACTCGCGTTGTCGGCGATGGTGATCCGGAAGGCGAACGGGAAGTCCTCGCGAAGGTAGCGGTGCAACCGGTGCACCGAGCCG is a window from the Mycolicibacterium anyangense genome containing:
- a CDS encoding bifunctional glycosyltransferase family 2/GtrA family protein, with protein sequence MTITELPAMRRRNAALIAADRGVPVLDVVVPVYNEEVVLAGSVHRLHRYLREDFPFAFRITIADNASVDGTWRIATELAEELPEVRAVHLEQKGRGRALHAVWSSSDAPVLAYMDVDLSTDLAAVAPLVAPLVSGHSDLAIGTRLSRGSRVVRGAKREIISRCYNLILRSTLSAKFSDAQCGFKAIRSDVAAELLPHIEDTGWFFDTELLVLAERSGLRIHEVPVDWIDDPDSRVDIVATAIADLKGVARLLKGFGTGEIPVQAIGAQFGNRAGAPRSLLNQGVRFAAIGVLSTLAYLALFLLLRPMGAQGANLVALLVTAVANTAANRRFTFGVRGRAGVGRHQFEGLVVFGIGLAMTSGALALLQLGGEPPRALEILVLVAANLGATVVRFVLLRGWVFHPRRTRVANGGAR
- a CDS encoding ArnT family glycosyltransferase — translated: MTVLEDVVVPEYAEVNSTARRRWVRPALCALLAATAVLYLWGLGAAGWANEYYAAAVQAGTQSWKALLFGSIDSGNAITVDKPPAALWVMALSGRIFGFSTWSMLAPQALMGVASVALVYGAVRRVSGYRAGLLAGAVLALTPVAALMFRYNNPDALLVLLLVAAGYCLIRALDGAASRWVALAGVAVGVAFLAKLLQALLVTPALALVVLVALPGTGWHRLRVLLVGLVSMIVSAGWYLALVSLWPADSRPYIGGSTDNSLLQLALGYNGLGRVFGGDGNPGGSGGPTEGAGPMAGSAMFGGSTGITRMFGDSMGTEISWLLPAALIGLAAGLWFTRRAPRTDRTRAALLLWGGWLVVTVVVFSFMKGIMHPYYTVALAPAVAAVIGLSVRELWRGKQFSMPRWTLAAMLAVTGIWNFVLLERTPDWLPWLRWAIVVGAVVVAAVLAAGGHRLGRWTAVLAAAGLLVGLAGTSAYSIETVLNSHSGGIPTSGPSRPGTGFGPGGPGGFGAGGGSRGGVSPAVNTELQKLLKQSGNRWAAATVGSHVAGSLELATGASVMSIGGFNGGDNSPTLQQFQDYVSSGQVHYFIVSEGPGGHGGGPGHGSSSGSAIISWVQQHFSAQDIGGTEVYDLTAG